The Candidatus Saccharibacteria bacterium genome has a segment encoding these proteins:
- a CDS encoding ATP-binding protein: MQGILIAVIVLIALGGFAFFAYRIYRSTLREAKGFERRLKMVPLLIHLPPASDDTEIGSRDVRDVIDEKISQAETLYNVIASTAKKGFKSNFYGQRHIAFEVVAVKGVVNYYVSVPVAMEAVVRQAVLSAYPTAHLEEAFVHSVFNNVGKITSTVGGELNLIKEYAYPIATFKELKRDAMQSLLNAMGSLGEEDGAAVQILIRPAKAGWDKTVKAKADSIKKNKGSKSGLKSLLSIKDLTQALWKPPEAGDAKPEDKQLSSLEQSTVEAIENKTRSAGYEVLIRVVCSSNTVHSSTNILNNIIATFSLFNSQGLNGFKFTETKNIQKFVTAYILRLFPPELNMNILNATELATIFHLPDAQFTPTSQLQRQSSKQVDGPHNIPKEGLLMGYNVYRSLKKEIRLSDDDRRRHMYIVGQTGTGKSVFLENLALQDMINGKGFAFIDPHGDSVEALISMVPKERTEDVIYFNPGDMEFPLGFNLFEYQSEEQKDFLVQETINMLEKLYDPNNQGIVGPRYHHMFRNAALTIMSDPNGGTFIDLPKLFSDKQFLNKKLKHVKDQTLIDFWTKEIPGSERSNEFGEVKSWFVSKFGAFLSNTMMRNIIGQNKSSFDLRQVMDEGKILLVNLSKGRVGELNSKLLGMMFVMKFQAAAMSRAEIPQEMRRDFSLYVDEFQNFSTESFATILSEARKYRLNLIVANQFIGQLTEEIRDAVFGNVGTIATLRCGATDADYLVKQFSPVFDNQDLIKLPNYNAVVRLMISGIPSTPFSMETIPPLGAPNKELGTALKQLSAAKYGKPRAVVEKSIFSRLDSGPPAGRRPMAGSGMPPARPDSNPALSGKPAPKPLGKSSFLDEWLAKKKATQSSGASTGGQATPSARPQQLRPNQGSTPAASKPLQATNSIPAAQPLAPAPELTPQTKPASPMPPPSASPVQTSTSGNSQADPQAQPAVEQMHEPVQEDTTLKIPREASTSLSSDIKPTNSPDTNNEVESLLERSQNTSEASGAVAPTNEISFDEDGNPILS; the protein is encoded by the coding sequence ATGCAGGGAATATTGATAGCAGTAATAGTGCTTATAGCCTTAGGCGGTTTTGCTTTTTTTGCATACAGAATTTATAGATCAACCCTCCGTGAGGCGAAGGGATTTGAGCGGCGGCTGAAAATGGTGCCTCTTCTCATCCACCTACCGCCAGCCAGCGACGACACAGAAATTGGGAGCCGTGACGTTCGTGATGTTATTGATGAGAAAATATCTCAAGCTGAAACACTTTATAATGTTATAGCTAGTACTGCTAAGAAAGGCTTTAAAAGTAATTTCTACGGCCAGCGCCATATTGCTTTTGAGGTGGTGGCTGTGAAAGGTGTTGTAAATTATTACGTTTCGGTGCCAGTCGCTATGGAGGCGGTGGTTAGGCAGGCGGTATTAAGCGCATATCCAACCGCCCACCTCGAGGAAGCGTTCGTGCACAGTGTTTTTAATAACGTTGGTAAAATAACATCAACAGTTGGAGGTGAGCTTAATTTAATTAAAGAGTACGCCTATCCGATCGCCACATTTAAAGAACTCAAACGCGATGCCATGCAGTCACTCCTTAATGCTATGGGTTCGCTCGGGGAAGAAGATGGCGCGGCCGTACAAATACTTATTCGACCGGCAAAAGCTGGCTGGGATAAAACCGTCAAAGCTAAAGCCGATAGCATCAAAAAGAATAAAGGGTCAAAGTCTGGGCTGAAGTCATTACTATCTATAAAAGACCTAACCCAAGCCTTGTGGAAGCCGCCAGAAGCAGGGGATGCAAAACCAGAAGATAAACAATTATCCTCACTCGAGCAGAGCACTGTAGAGGCTATTGAGAATAAAACTCGATCAGCAGGCTATGAAGTCTTAATCAGGGTCGTCTGTTCATCTAACACCGTTCATAGTTCGACTAATATTCTGAACAATATAATTGCAACCTTTTCGCTGTTTAATTCACAGGGATTAAACGGCTTTAAATTCACAGAAACAAAGAATATCCAGAAATTTGTAACAGCGTATATTTTACGGCTGTTCCCGCCTGAACTTAATATGAACATATTGAATGCAACAGAGTTGGCGACAATATTTCATTTACCAGATGCTCAATTTACGCCGACGTCACAATTACAACGTCAATCGTCGAAACAGGTTGATGGACCACATAATATACCTAAAGAAGGTCTGCTTATGGGCTATAACGTCTATCGCTCACTTAAGAAAGAAATACGGCTTTCTGATGATGACAGACGAAGACATATGTACATTGTTGGACAAACCGGCACGGGTAAATCGGTCTTTTTAGAAAACCTAGCACTTCAAGACATGATTAATGGCAAGGGGTTTGCATTTATCGATCCACACGGAGATTCGGTGGAAGCTTTGATCTCTATGGTGCCAAAAGAACGCACCGAAGATGTTATCTACTTTAACCCTGGTGATATGGAGTTCCCGCTTGGCTTTAACTTATTTGAGTATCAATCCGAAGAACAAAAAGACTTTTTGGTGCAAGAAACAATTAACATGCTAGAGAAGCTATATGACCCAAACAATCAAGGAATTGTTGGTCCGCGCTATCATCATATGTTTAGAAATGCCGCTCTAACTATAATGTCTGATCCCAACGGAGGGACATTCATTGATTTACCGAAACTATTTAGCGATAAGCAGTTTTTAAATAAAAAGCTCAAACACGTCAAAGACCAAACACTAATAGATTTTTGGACGAAGGAAATTCCTGGATCCGAACGATCAAATGAGTTCGGTGAGGTTAAGAGTTGGTTTGTGAGTAAGTTTGGGGCGTTTCTTTCAAATACAATGATGCGGAACATCATTGGGCAAAACAAAAGTTCATTTGATTTACGGCAAGTGATGGATGAGGGCAAGATACTGCTCGTCAACCTGTCTAAGGGCCGCGTAGGAGAGCTTAATTCCAAACTTCTTGGCATGATGTTTGTAATGAAATTTCAGGCTGCAGCAATGAGCAGGGCAGAGATCCCGCAGGAGATGCGCCGAGATTTCAGCCTTTATGTGGACGAGTTCCAAAATTTTTCAACAGAGTCGTTTGCAACCATTTTGTCTGAGGCTCGAAAGTATCGATTAAACCTTATTGTGGCCAACCAGTTTATAGGCCAACTTACGGAAGAGATTCGTGATGCTGTATTCGGAAACGTTGGTACAATTGCAACATTACGGTGTGGTGCAACAGATGCAGATTACCTGGTAAAACAATTCTCACCAGTTTTTGATAATCAAGATTTGATAAAATTACCAAACTACAATGCTGTTGTTCGCCTCATGATTTCTGGAATTCCTTCCACTCCTTTTAGCATGGAGACAATTCCGCCGCTTGGAGCACCGAATAAGGAGCTTGGAACGGCCTTAAAGCAGCTGAGCGCTGCTAAGTATGGTAAGCCTCGCGCAGTAGTTGAAAAGAGTATTTTTTCTCGGTTAGACAGTGGCCCACCAGCAGGTCGTCGGCCAATGGCTGGTTCTGGCATGCCGCCGGCTCGTCCTGATTCTAACCCAGCGCTTTCGGGCAAGCCTGCTCCAAAACCACTCGGAAAATCTAGTTTTCTTGATGAATGGCTGGCAAAGAAAAAGGCAACTCAGTCAAGCGGCGCTAGCACAGGAGGTCAGGCTACCCCAAGTGCACGTCCGCAACAACTACGACCCAACCAGGGGAGCACACCAGCAGCGTCAAAGCCACTTCAAGCAACCAACAGTATTCCAGCGGCACAGCCGTTGGCGCCAGCCCCCGAGCTCACCCCGCAAACCAAACCAGCGAGTCCAATGCCACCACCTTCGGCTTCACCAGTGCAAACATCTACATCGGGTAATTCTCAGGCTGATCCTCAAGCACAGCCCGCAGTAGAGCAGATGCACGAGCCGGTCCAAGAGGATACTACCTTAAAGATTCCTCGAGAGGCGTCCACGAGCCTGTCGAGCGATATTAAGCCTACAAACAGCCCTGACACCAATAATGAAGTTGAATCGTTGCTTGAGCGGTCTCAGAATACCAGTGAAGCATCTGGTGCTGTTGCGCCGACTAACGAAATTAGTTTCGACGAAGATGGTAACCCGATTCTTAGCTAG
- a CDS encoding DUF11 domain-containing protein produces MFKKIVSNLPYSPSLLSQVGFYIQRLKKENITRKLGLIFAGLTLVVQFLVVVVSPVPSIASDANDLIRGGLRTAGGQDLSESAAKDALTSAVYGANATPGLQELFEFYGISREDIASSRETYICSKEEPSATRGCNNPDDRNLRSIGRDRNTRDPSADVRFTVPGRSESYYHRPLHIWDSSSTQASKYKALSIDGGRIYVLYSCGNIVFREPPETNITTDKRIVSPSGPVEPGDILNFQLSVANNGNSPAYNVKLVDRLNPNLRPLTPITEGGTPLEHNQDQVKVEWIIGTLGPNEQAIRNLRVYVIEDAEGEIICNRSDAHYIDQAGASDTEHSEPVACVDLEIPPEVVTSTPIHRPEREPDPEPEPQQPEPENVPESEPEPEPICLYLAAQSASSEFTIPVSITFKPTFEEYSLTPVRFKYFVDNEVVQDSPDQNLTWSFEDVDTYQVAVQIRFSDGTVTNKSDCSLEITTIEAPNERIDQSKSARLLASFNPIRTVAGDPRSDSLHQQTVGADEIIEYRLTVQNSGNVEYEDYTLPNEYVSDVLEYADVISGSGERVSEPEAYNSEISLLGGGKLNDGVITWSSEDKLEPGETIEKLFFVQIKNPIPETNQVASNPLRYDCQIDNTYSNTISIKIDCPVEKQVEQTIQGLPNTGAGQSFSLLVLVVGVSVFLYQRNKLLSTELSIIKQHEINGV; encoded by the coding sequence ATGTTTAAAAAAATCGTTTCCAATTTACCATATAGCCCCAGCTTGCTGTCGCAGGTTGGCTTCTATATTCAACGGTTAAAAAAAGAAAATATAACTCGAAAACTTGGTTTAATTTTTGCTGGTCTAACACTAGTGGTTCAGTTTTTAGTTGTTGTGGTTTCACCTGTCCCAAGTATTGCCAGTGATGCGAATGACCTGATTCGCGGTGGGCTAAGAACTGCTGGGGGTCAAGACCTGTCTGAATCGGCTGCAAAAGATGCCCTGACTTCGGCAGTATATGGAGCTAATGCAACTCCAGGCCTACAAGAACTCTTCGAATTCTACGGAATCAGTCGAGAAGACATCGCAAGCTCACGAGAAACCTATATTTGCTCTAAAGAAGAGCCAAGCGCCACAAGAGGCTGCAATAACCCCGATGACCGCAACCTCCGATCAATTGGCCGAGACAGAAACACAAGAGACCCAAGCGCCGATGTAAGATTCACGGTACCTGGAAGATCTGAATCGTACTACCATCGACCGCTTCATATTTGGGATAGTAGCTCAACACAAGCAAGCAAATACAAAGCTCTGTCGATCGACGGTGGTCGTATCTATGTTTTATATTCGTGCGGAAACATTGTCTTTCGAGAACCACCAGAAACCAACATTACAACTGATAAGCGCATTGTGTCACCTTCTGGCCCAGTGGAACCTGGCGATATTTTGAATTTTCAATTGTCTGTAGCTAACAATGGCAATAGCCCTGCCTACAATGTAAAGCTCGTAGACCGACTCAACCCTAATCTCCGACCATTAACACCCATCACAGAAGGTGGCACCCCTTTAGAACACAACCAAGACCAAGTTAAGGTTGAGTGGATTATTGGTACGTTAGGGCCAAATGAACAAGCTATTCGTAATTTGCGAGTCTACGTCATCGAAGACGCTGAGGGTGAGATTATTTGCAATAGGTCGGACGCACACTATATTGATCAGGCTGGCGCTTCCGATACAGAGCACTCCGAGCCAGTGGCTTGTGTTGATCTGGAGATACCTCCAGAGGTAGTAACATCAACTCCTATTCACAGGCCAGAACGTGAACCCGACCCTGAGCCTGAACCGCAACAACCAGAACCAGAAAATGTACCCGAATCTGAACCAGAACCGGAGCCTATTTGCCTCTACCTTGCTGCTCAATCTGCTAGTTCGGAATTTACTATACCTGTATCTATAACATTCAAGCCGACATTCGAGGAGTACTCTCTAACACCAGTTCGTTTTAAATATTTTGTCGACAATGAAGTGGTGCAAGATAGCCCTGACCAAAATCTTACGTGGTCATTCGAAGACGTCGATACATACCAAGTTGCAGTACAGATCCGGTTTTCCGATGGGACTGTAACGAACAAGAGTGATTGTTCATTAGAAATTACAACAATCGAAGCACCCAACGAACGCATTGATCAATCGAAGTCTGCTCGCCTACTCGCCAGCTTTAACCCTATTCGAACTGTAGCGGGTGACCCACGCTCAGACAGCTTGCACCAGCAAACTGTCGGTGCAGATGAAATTATCGAATACCGACTAACTGTGCAAAATAGTGGAAACGTAGAATACGAAGACTACACACTACCGAACGAGTATGTCAGTGACGTCTTGGAGTATGCCGATGTCATTAGCGGTAGCGGTGAGCGAGTCAGTGAACCAGAAGCCTACAATAGTGAAATAAGCCTTCTTGGTGGGGGTAAGTTGAATGACGGTGTGATTACATGGTCCTCAGAAGATAAACTTGAACCTGGTGAAACCATAGAAAAATTATTCTTCGTACAAATAAAAAATCCAATTCCTGAGACAAATCAAGTGGCATCTAATCCGTTGCGGTATGATTGTCAGATCGACAACACTTATAGTAATACCATCTCTATAAAAATTGACTGCCCTGTTGAAAAACAAGTCGAACAAACTATTCAAGGCTTACCAAATACCGGAGCCGGCCAATCATTTAGCCTGTTAGTCTTGGTCGTTGGTGTATCTGTGTTCTTGTACCAGCGCAACAAACTGCTTAGCACTGAGTTATCGATCATTAAACAACATGAAATAAACGGAGTATAA
- the gyrB gene encoding DNA topoisomerase (ATP-hydrolyzing) subunit B, protein MAKGSDYGAQQIQVLEGLEPVRKRPGMYIGSTGIDGLHHMIKEVADNGIDEAIAGHASRVEVTLLEDGGVRVADDGRGIPVEKHAKTGVSTLETVLTVLHAGGKFDGDGYKVSSGLHGVGVSVVNALSKKLIAEVHRDGSYYTQEYQAGAPKTKIKKIGPSDKNGTIITFWPDTSIMEDTPFDYKWVVDYLRHQAYLTKAIHTQVEDQRTGKKYAFYFDGGIKSYVKHLNFGKDILGEEIFYVERQVEDVSVEIALQYTDAFNEVVKPFANNVFNPDGGTHLTGFRSALTRVINEYARNNSLLKEKEENLSGEDSREGLTAIILVKMPDPQFEGQTKNKLGNPEIRGYVEQVMSEWFSYFLDENPSIAKKIIGKAILAARARKAARAARDNVIRKGVLEGTSLPGKLADCSSKDPAKSEIYIVEGDSAGGSAKVGRDSTYQAILPLRGKVLNVERARLDKMLANNEITSLIKALGVGIEEQFDINGLRYDRIIIMTDADVDGSHIRTLLLTFFFRHMKEVVEGGHLYIAQPPFYQIKVGKKVHYAYTDDDKNRILNQLIEEKKERSKLDNDSLDIDEADEASLAKAAGAQLQRYKGLGEMNAEQLWETTMDPENRVLLQVKVEDAEKADAIFNKLMGTEVLLRKNFIQTHARYVKELDI, encoded by the coding sequence ATGGCTAAAGGCTCAGATTACGGTGCGCAACAAATACAAGTTCTTGAAGGGTTAGAACCCGTTCGCAAACGACCAGGTATGTATATCGGTAGTACCGGTATTGATGGTCTACATCACATGATCAAAGAGGTAGCAGACAACGGTATCGACGAAGCGATCGCTGGTCACGCCTCGAGAGTCGAGGTGACACTTTTAGAAGACGGCGGTGTACGCGTTGCAGATGATGGCCGTGGTATACCTGTAGAAAAACATGCGAAGACAGGTGTTTCTACACTAGAAACTGTTTTAACTGTGTTGCACGCTGGCGGTAAGTTCGATGGAGATGGCTACAAAGTTTCGAGTGGTCTGCACGGTGTCGGTGTCAGTGTTGTAAATGCGCTTTCTAAAAAATTAATTGCCGAAGTTCATCGCGACGGCAGCTACTATACTCAGGAGTACCAAGCTGGTGCGCCAAAAACTAAAATTAAAAAAATTGGTCCGAGTGACAAAAACGGGACAATTATTACGTTTTGGCCAGATACCTCAATTATGGAGGATACCCCTTTTGACTATAAATGGGTTGTTGATTATCTACGCCACCAAGCGTATTTAACGAAAGCTATTCACACCCAAGTTGAAGACCAACGCACAGGTAAAAAATATGCTTTTTATTTTGACGGTGGAATCAAGTCCTATGTTAAGCACTTAAACTTTGGTAAAGACATCCTTGGCGAAGAAATCTTTTATGTCGAACGACAAGTCGAAGATGTGTCAGTTGAAATTGCACTGCAGTACACTGACGCCTTTAATGAGGTTGTAAAACCCTTTGCAAACAACGTGTTTAACCCTGATGGTGGCACTCACTTAACAGGTTTTCGTTCAGCGCTGACCCGAGTTATTAATGAATACGCGCGGAACAATAGCTTGCTTAAAGAAAAAGAAGAAAATCTATCAGGTGAAGACAGCAGAGAAGGGTTGACTGCAATAATTCTTGTAAAAATGCCCGACCCGCAGTTTGAAGGCCAGACAAAGAATAAGCTCGGCAACCCGGAAATTCGCGGATACGTAGAGCAGGTAATGAGCGAATGGTTCAGTTATTTCCTCGATGAAAATCCGAGCATCGCTAAGAAAATTATAGGTAAAGCGATTTTGGCAGCTCGAGCACGAAAAGCAGCCCGAGCAGCTCGTGATAATGTGATTCGAAAAGGTGTACTCGAGGGCACGTCGCTTCCTGGAAAGCTTGCAGACTGTAGCAGTAAAGATCCAGCCAAGTCAGAAATTTATATTGTAGAGGGTGACTCTGCTGGTGGATCAGCTAAGGTGGGACGAGATAGTACATATCAGGCAATTCTGCCATTGCGAGGTAAGGTATTGAATGTTGAACGAGCTCGCCTTGATAAGATGTTGGCCAACAATGAAATAACCAGCCTCATAAAGGCGCTCGGGGTTGGCATTGAAGAGCAATTCGACATAAACGGCTTACGTTATGACCGGATTATCATCATGACTGACGCCGACGTCGACGGAAGTCACATACGTACGTTATTACTTACATTCTTCTTTAGACATATGAAGGAAGTTGTTGAAGGTGGTCATTTATATATAGCTCAACCGCCGTTTTATCAAATTAAAGTCGGTAAAAAAGTACATTACGCATATACAGATGACGATAAAAATCGAATACTGAATCAACTGATCGAAGAGAAGAAAGAACGAAGTAAATTAGACAACGATTCACTTGATATCGACGAAGCAGATGAGGCGAGTCTGGCTAAGGCTGCCGGAGCACAGCTTCAACGCTATAAGGGTCTTGGTGAAATGAATGCTGAGCAGTTATGGGAGACAACAATGGACCCCGAAAACAGAGTGTTATTACAGGTTAAGGTTGAGGACGCTGAAAAAGCAGATGCAATATTTAATAAGTTAATGGGGACCGAAGTGCTTTTACGAAAGAACTTTATTCAGACCCACGCACGCTACGTAAAGGAATTGGATATTTAG
- the gyrA gene encoding DNA gyrase subunit A yields the protein MADELQQPDNDNLSNQQPIEGSIVEGSTEKTKFGLIKTRTLENEMEESYLQYSMSVIVARALPDVRDGMKPVHRRILYSMGQNGNRHNAKYTKSARIIGDVMGKYHPHGDSAIYDSMVRLAQPWAMRYMMVDGQGNFGSMDGDPPAAMRYTEARMMRPAEEMLADIDKDTVDFRDNFDGSEQEPSVLPARLPNLLLNGQIGIAVGMATNIPPHNLGEIVDATVEIIDNPEANTEDLLKHVQGPDFPTGGVVYGGDPLRAAYATGKGGITIRAVADIVEHKSKKDRFSIIVSEIPFAVNKASLIEKIADLVKDKKIQGISDLRDESSRGDVRIVVDLKKDSYPKKILNQLYKFTPLQTSFHYNMLALIDGIQPRVLGLKDMLTEFIKHRQNVVRRRTEFELKKAEARAHVLDGLKIALDNIDEIIATIRGSQTTEEAQKNLIKKFKLSEIQARAILAMQLRALAGLERQKIEDELAELKKLIAELKKILGDEKEILAIIKAELLEVKEKYGDERRTKIESYELGKFSEEQLIPNERVVIVVTKGNYIKRTPLDAYKKQNRGGKGKRGMTTKEEDVIEHLVMANTHNYLLFFTNKGRVFRQKAYEVPQAGPNAKGQAMVNMLQLHPDEIVTAVINLDATVKDSGFLFMTTDHGTVKKTPLSAYENVRQSGLIAINLVDGDELRWIRVSTGENDIIITTKDGQAIRFNEKDVRPMGRTARGVRGIKLRKDDKVISMDIVQEEANIFMISENGYGKRTKVDHFTRHRRGGVGIKAAVLNSKTGKLVSVKSLRQAGAKNKADEVIIISKNGQTIRLGISDISELGRTTQGVRIMKLNNDDKVASTALVRIEDEEDDESSEQQTDDKEAEKTPKKSSNKTKNAKKE from the coding sequence ATGGCAGACGAACTACAGCAACCAGACAACGATAATCTAAGCAATCAACAACCGATCGAAGGAAGTATTGTTGAGGGCAGTACAGAGAAAACCAAATTTGGTTTGATTAAAACGAGGACGCTCGAAAATGAAATGGAAGAGAGCTACTTGCAGTATTCCATGAGTGTCATAGTTGCTCGTGCATTGCCTGACGTGCGCGATGGAATGAAGCCTGTCCACAGAAGAATTTTGTATTCGATGGGACAAAACGGCAACCGGCACAACGCAAAATATACTAAGAGCGCTAGGATCATCGGTGATGTCATGGGTAAATACCACCCGCACGGTGACAGTGCTATCTATGACTCAATGGTCCGATTAGCTCAACCATGGGCTATGCGCTACATGATGGTTGACGGTCAGGGTAACTTTGGCTCAATGGACGGTGATCCGCCAGCCGCCATGAGGTACACCGAAGCTCGAATGATGCGACCTGCTGAGGAAATGCTTGCAGATATCGATAAAGACACCGTTGATTTTAGAGATAACTTTGATGGGTCTGAGCAAGAACCAAGTGTGCTACCAGCACGACTGCCTAATTTATTGCTCAATGGCCAAATTGGTATTGCTGTTGGTATGGCAACGAACATCCCACCGCACAACCTCGGTGAGATTGTTGACGCGACGGTTGAAATTATTGATAACCCCGAAGCAAACACCGAAGATCTTTTAAAGCACGTGCAGGGACCAGACTTTCCAACAGGTGGCGTTGTGTATGGCGGCGATCCATTGCGAGCGGCCTATGCAACTGGTAAAGGTGGTATAACTATTCGTGCTGTTGCTGATATTGTTGAGCATAAATCTAAAAAAGATCGCTTTTCGATTATTGTTTCCGAAATACCGTTTGCGGTGAACAAAGCGAGTTTAATCGAAAAAATAGCCGACCTCGTTAAGGATAAAAAGATTCAAGGCATTAGTGATCTTCGAGATGAAAGCTCTCGAGGTGATGTTCGAATTGTTGTCGATCTTAAGAAAGATTCGTATCCTAAGAAAATTTTGAATCAACTCTACAAATTCACCCCTTTGCAGACGAGCTTCCATTACAATATGTTGGCATTAATCGACGGCATACAGCCACGAGTGCTTGGCTTAAAAGATATGCTGACGGAGTTCATTAAACACCGTCAAAACGTAGTGAGACGGCGTACAGAATTTGAACTCAAAAAGGCTGAAGCGCGGGCTCATGTACTCGACGGATTAAAGATAGCTCTCGATAATATCGATGAAATTATTGCAACGATTAGGGGCTCTCAAACTACTGAAGAAGCTCAAAAGAATTTGATTAAGAAATTCAAATTATCCGAAATTCAAGCCCGAGCAATTTTGGCTATGCAGCTTCGCGCCTTAGCAGGTTTGGAGCGTCAAAAGATCGAGGATGAACTTGCAGAGCTCAAGAAGCTTATTGCCGAACTTAAGAAAATACTTGGCGATGAAAAGGAAATTCTCGCCATAATTAAAGCAGAACTACTAGAAGTTAAAGAAAAATACGGTGATGAGCGACGAACTAAGATTGAAAGTTATGAGCTTGGTAAATTCAGCGAAGAACAATTAATCCCGAATGAACGAGTAGTAATTGTCGTCACTAAAGGTAACTATATTAAGCGAACGCCACTTGATGCATACAAAAAACAGAATCGTGGAGGAAAAGGTAAGCGCGGCATGACCACTAAAGAAGAAGATGTCATTGAACATCTCGTAATGGCCAACACGCACAACTACCTATTGTTCTTTACAAATAAGGGGCGAGTCTTTAGGCAAAAAGCCTATGAAGTTCCACAGGCAGGGCCAAATGCTAAGGGTCAAGCCATGGTTAATATGTTGCAGTTACATCCTGATGAGATCGTTACCGCTGTAATTAATTTAGATGCCACGGTTAAAGATTCTGGATTCTTGTTTATGACTACCGATCACGGCACAGTTAAAAAGACACCACTCTCGGCTTATGAGAACGTGCGGCAGTCTGGTCTTATTGCCATCAACTTGGTTGATGGAGATGAGCTACGCTGGATACGAGTAAGTACCGGTGAAAACGATATAATAATTACAACAAAGGATGGTCAAGCAATTCGCTTCAATGAGAAAGACGTACGACCAATGGGCCGTACCGCCCGAGGAGTTCGCGGTATCAAGTTGCGCAAGGACGACAAGGTAATTTCTATGGACATCGTGCAGGAAGAAGCTAATATCTTCATGATCAGCGAGAATGGCTATGGTAAACGAACCAAGGTAGATCACTTTACTCGTCATAGACGTGGCGGTGTTGGTATTAAAGCAGCTGTATTGAATTCTAAAACAGGTAAATTAGTATCTGTTAAATCACTCCGTCAAGCTGGAGCTAAGAATAAAGCTGATGAGGTAATTATTATTTCGAAAAACGGTCAAACAATCCGTCTTGGAATTAGTGACATATCTGAACTTGGTCGGACCACTCAAGGCGTCAGGATTATGAAGCTTAATAATGATGATAAAGTGGCTTCTACCGCCCTTGTCCGTATCGAGGACGAAGAAGACGATGAAAGCTCTGAGCAGCAGACTGACGACAAAGAAGCCGAGAAGACCCCTAAAAAAAGTTCAAACAAGACAAAAAACGCTAAAAAGGAGTAG
- a CDS encoding divergent PAP2 family protein → MYQFLAAPITGWFLAQLIKFAAAALRGDVDFAWFWRSGGMPSAHSTTVVALVSTVGFLSGFSSAVFAVTATFAAIVIYDSVGVRQAVGNHSKLLEKLRIKSQIDHRIKQTLGHTLPEVLGGIVLGAVIGIAYAATANKVGGLTDFISTPLSGAEFRIAWVLVLLLLVGAASYNAFALRNRKTPTFKRLRKTVFYSVILPTMFAGLFIVLAQQQVSAFEWRMWVWSTLVLVIVLQISYSIRFYSKIPLLVKEENARLINKVKPKRNSKKRKRK, encoded by the coding sequence ATGTATCAGTTTCTTGCCGCGCCAATAACAGGGTGGTTTTTAGCTCAGTTAATTAAGTTTGCTGCGGCAGCACTGCGGGGCGACGTAGATTTTGCATGGTTTTGGCGGTCTGGTGGAATGCCAAGCGCACATAGCACCACAGTTGTGGCTCTTGTTAGCACCGTAGGCTTCCTGTCAGGCTTTAGCAGCGCTGTATTTGCCGTTACCGCAACCTTTGCCGCTATTGTTATATACGACTCTGTAGGAGTGCGTCAGGCAGTCGGCAATCATTCCAAGCTGCTTGAGAAATTACGAATTAAGTCTCAGATTGATCACCGCATAAAGCAAACACTTGGCCACACCTTGCCCGAAGTTCTCGGAGGTATTGTTTTAGGAGCTGTAATCGGAATCGCCTATGCAGCAACTGCAAACAAGGTCGGAGGGTTAACAGACTTTATCTCAACACCGTTAAGCGGCGCTGAGTTTAGAATAGCTTGGGTGCTAGTCTTACTACTATTGGTAGGTGCTGCGTCATACAACGCTTTTGCTCTTCGCAACCGAAAGACCCCAACTTTTAAGCGTCTAAGAAAAACAGTTTTTTATTCAGTTATCTTACCGACAATGTTTGCCGGATTATTTATCGTACTAGCCCAACAACAGGTTAGTGCCTTTGAGTGGCGGATGTGGGTCTGGTCTACCTTGGTGTTGGTTATTGTGTTGCAAATAAGCTATTCAATACGGTTTTATTCGAAGATACCTCTGTTAGTAAAAGAAGAAAATGCACGTTTGATTAATAAAGTAAAACCAAAACGTAATAGTAAAAAACGCAAGCGTAAATAG